In Nematostella vectensis chromosome 3, jaNemVect1.1, whole genome shotgun sequence, the genomic window gtcaaagcttgttagaatggtgttttgataaaaaatatacatagtggaacttctataaagggaaataagaattgaccattagactcttgaaaaaaCATTCTCGTCAATGTGACACcttgaactttgacagcctttttcacaccaagttttagtattttgttaacttttatactgcatatttaatattattgaatgagtgcttgcttgatccatttggaggggccaatacaattcataattacatggcagtaaaatttgacatacttttaatctcattaaaaaaacattctagaGACACCAAGATCCCCTCTAAAACTACccctatcagtcaacacaaaaaggtgttaaatgctggctccgcttttaggcagtgcctaaatctatatattatccCAGTTTTTCGTTTCGGGCGATGATTAtgaagttgtatttttctaggATTATTATCTCTTTTCTTGAATTGTGTATCACTCGCTTGCACTTAATTTAGAGTAtacaaaaagtattttatttgcAAGCTCAGAACGTTCACTATTTAgctattaaaattaaaatttagtACTACACATGACTACTGACAACTATACCAAACACACCAAAACCATAGCACTGCTGCTATGGTTTTGACTGGTACGAAGATTTTTGACGCCTATTGATGAAAACTGCTCGTTATTTTGTTGGAACTTGTCTTAATATTTAACATCTAATAAAATAAGCGTGCAGCTCTTGCCCGTAGGCACCCATTTGGATTTCCACTTATAATTAGTGTTGTTATTGCGCCTGAACTCGAGGCTAGCGAAGGGTAGTAATAATCTTCTCATTCTCCCGTTTTCCACAGAGCCAGAgtggcaaaaaaaacaaataactgTTTTCCCTATGGTAGAAAAATGTTCGGTTTGTTTAAGTCAAAACAAGTTTGAGGGATTCGGCACCTATCGTAAAATATGTATCGATATTTTGGTCATTTACCCTAGCTGTCGGATACATCCTTACACGATTTATTTGCGTATCAAGGACCTCTGTCACGCCTCATCTGCGAAACGGTATAAGGATTAAAAACTCCATGAATTCTGACACTGTTATTATGCTAGCCCCGATAAACACGCCAAGTGTTCCTCCGATAATCCCCACTAAGCTTGTCAGGGAGAACGCTTCCTGTTGCTCGATGATCTCAACCATTATATCTTCGAAATAAATCTCAACTTCCAGGAAATTATCCCGGACAAAGTCACGTGTCGTATTCATGCTCATGGCCATGGAGTCAGCGATGTGATTGGCTGGATACTGTGAGTAGGACATGCGAGGTACGAAGGTGACCTTGTTGCACGGGTTCTTGCATCCACGGCAAAGGTTATTCACACTGATTTCCACGAGAAGGGGATTCAAGCAATCGCGGTACGCCTTGGGTAGACAGACCGGGATTTCTGTTTTGATAGACGAGGGGTACATCTCGCGGCATCCACAAAGCTTGCCACCAAGTCTTGCACGACATTCAAATTCACAAGCAGTCACGCTGTATTTATCAAACATTttcaggttatttttttcttgacaaaCACCAAATGGTTCGGGTAAACTGATCAACTTTTTCATCGTCAACGGGATTAGAGTTTGAGTTCCAGGTTGCAGGGCAATAACAAAGCGATCCGTCGAGGGAGGCTCGTGTTTTTCACGGAAAAGCAGCCGAAATCCTGCACCACTTCGAACGTTCCCGATGTATTCGTTTTGCTGTATGTTAAGCACCAAGTGCAGAGCATTCGCCATCCCTGTGCCAGTGACCATCAATCTTTGATCAATGTTAAAAGTGTAACACCCGCCGAGGAAAGTGGCATCCAGGGTGAAATTCGCTGCCGAACAATATATGCCTTTCCACTTACAAGTGTGTATCATCTCAGATGCCAGGTGGGCGGCGGAGGACATCAGCTTGTCGAACCCAAACCCAGTCCAATTATACGCGTCCCAATTGATGGGAATTGCCTCCTCGCCAGGGTTAGCGTTGTACGCCATGATAACAGGCAAGAACGGGGTTGTCGCTGCCCAAGACTTGCGAATCGGATTATTGTTACATATGGTAACGGCAGGAAATTTGATCTCGTCGACGTAGTCGATTTTGAACACAGTATTTACCGGCTTAGTCAGGTAATACCTTACGTTGTTTCCAATTTCGTAAGCACAGAAGATAAAGCTACACAAGAAAACAACCGACCATATACCTTTTCGTAAGGTAGCAGACGATGGATCAAATACATTACTGATTCCATGCATAGTCGTGGAGGAGCATAGCGATGCAAAATGCTGTGAGATAGTAAGTTTCTCATCCTTGTTCCAGGGGTCGACTTCCTGAGCTTTCTTTTGATCAACACTTTCTCCGTCTCCGACCCAGTTATTCTTGTAAAAGTCGAGAGGACTTTCAAGAGCATAGCCCCGGTTATCCACAGCAACCCGATTGTTGGGGTTGTTCAAAGTTTGATGTAGAGCCTCAATAAAGTTCCTGTAATCAGGTGCGTTTGACATTCTGTAAGTGTTAGATGGTATCAAGATCCTCCCAGGACGACTTGTGGAAACTGTGGGATAATGCGAGATTTTCTCTTTATGTTCTAGAAGCTCTTCTTGTTGCTGAGTGATAACGTTCACCCTGCTGGGCCCAATTAAACTGTTTAAATGGAGACTGTAGTTTCGACTATATAGACCACCAATAAAGCCAACAGATCAATTATTTATTCCCAGACCAACGTAGTTCTTTTTTGcctgaaaaataaactttttttgtagACCAGTTACTATTATTCTGAATAATGGACTTGTTGtaggaaaataaataattttgaaaCAGAGGAAAGTGCAAATTGGCGCGCTGGCAGTACGACTTACCACCAGTAGTGCAAGATACTAGGTTCTTCTTTCCATGCAAAAAATAGATACCTTTGTTAGATAAATTTGTGTTATGGTTACAATGAATAACTTGCTTAACTATAACGGTTTTGATTGCGTAGGACGGAACATTGTTTTTAAGTGATGCTGCTTCTAGTATCAAATTAAACTACAGAAAGACCatattctttatttatttaaatacaccaaaaactggaattcgactctgccaaattttcgtcttaaataagacttcttcagggcagactcgaATTCTagttttttggtgtattgtattcattgttctggtacgagatcacgacagtttgggctttttgattctatctttatttatttcagatgattttattttatgtttgacgaaatattagaaataaatagaaaaacacATATGAAATAATCCTAGACATGAATTTAAAACGATTACTGTGTTGTTTGTCGAGAAACTGGAAACAACAACAGACAGCTAGCCATAGGTGGAATAGATCGCGAGCTATAACATGCAACCTTAATACGGATATTAATACTTGTATTAACGATTAAACTTAAACACACCTTAATACGACCAAATCATGAAGGATGTTATTCCATTTTGAACATCTGATGCTCATCCATCCGTTAATAGGGTTAGAAAGGGACACGTCgcttatattattttaacttGGACTGGAAGATAAAGTGATTGGAATTAACCTCTAAAGATTAACTGATTGGACTTGACCTCTAAAGATTAAGTGATTGGACTTCACCTCTAAAGATTAAGTGATTGGACTTGACCTCTAAAGATTTAGTGATTGGACTTGACCTGTAAAGAGTAACAGATTAGACTTGACCTCTAAAGATTAACTGATTGGACTCGACCTCTAAAGATTTAGTGACTGGACTTGACCTCTTATGATTAAGTAATTGGACTTGACCCCTAGAGATTTGGTAATTGGACTTGACCTCTAAAGATTAAGTGATTAGACTTGACCTCTAAAGATTAAGTGATTAGACTTGACCTCTAAAGATTAAGTGATTGGACTTGACCTCTAAAGATTAAGTGATTGGACTTGACCCCTAGAGATTTGGTAATTGGACTTGACCTCTAAAGATTAAGTGATTAGACTTGACCTCTAAAGATTAAGTGATTGGACTTGACCTGTAAAGAGTAACAGATCAGACTTGACCTCTAAAGATTAAGTGGTTAGACTTGACCTCTAAAGATTAAGTGATTGGACTTGACCTCTAAAGATTTAGTGATTGGACATGACCTGTAAAGAGTAACAGATTAGACTTGACCTCTAAAGATTAACTGATTGGATTTGACCTCTAAAGATTAAGTGATTGGACTTGACCTCTAAAGATTAAGTGATTGGACTTGAC contains:
- the LOC5504116 gene encoding acid-sensing ion channel 3, with translation MSNAPDYRNFIEALHQTLNNPNNRVAVDNRGYALESPLDFYKNNWVGDGESVDQKKAQEVDPWNKDEKLTISQHFASLCSSTTMHGISNVFDPSSATLRKGIWSVVFLCSFIFCAYEIGNNVRYYLTKPVNTVFKIDYVDEIKFPAVTICNNNPIRKSWAATTPFLPVIMAYNANPGEEAIPINWDAYNWTGFGFDKLMSSAAHLASEMIHTCKWKGIYCSAANFTLDATFLGGCYTFNIDQRLMVTGTGMANALHLVLNIQQNEYIGNVRSGAGFRLLFREKHEPPSTDRFVIALQPGTQTLIPLTMKKLISLPEPFGVCQEKNNLKMFDKYSVTACEFECRARLGGKLCGCREMYPSSIKTEIPVCLPKAYRDCLNPLLVEISVNNLCRGCKNPCNKVTFVPRMSYSQYPANHIADSMAMSMNTTRDFVRDNFLEVEIYFEDIMVEIIEQQEAFSLTSLVGIIGGTLGVFIGASIITVSEFMEFLILIPFRR